The window GACGTCGACCGCCGGCAGTTTACCTAAGCCCTCTTGGCTGGCGCAGCCTGAGCAACTGTGGTCCCCCTGGAAATTGCAAGACCAGGAATTGATTGACGGCAAACAAGATGCTCTGCGTTTGTGCCTGGAAGATCAACAGCAGGCAGGTATTGATATTGTCAGCGACGGCGAGCAAACGCGCCAACATTTTGTCACCACCTTTATTGAACACCTCAACGGCGTTGATTTTGAGAAACGCGAGATCGTTAAAATTCGTAATCGGTATGATGCCAGCGTACCGACGGTCGTTGGCCCGGTGAGCCGGCAAAAATCTGTTTTTGTCGAAGACGCCAGGTTTTTACGCCGGCAAACTGACCAACCGATCAAGTGGGCCCTGCCAGGGCCGATGACGATGATCGATACGCTGTACGATAACCACTATAAAAGCCGCGAAAAGCTCGCCTGGGAGTTCGCTAAAATTCTCAATGAAGAAGCCAAAGAATTGGAGGCTGTGGGCGTCGATATTATCCAATTTGACGAGCCCGCCTTTAACGTTTTCTTCGATGAGGTGAACGATTGGGGCATTGCCACGTTAGAAAGGGCCATTGAAGGGCTTAAATGCGAAACCGCGGTACACATTTGCTACGGTTACGGCATCAAAGCCAATACCGATTGGAAAAAGACGCTGGGCTCAGAGTGGCGGCAATATGAAGAGATTTTTCCAAAGCTGCAGAAATCCAATATCGATATCATCTCGCTGGAATGTCAAAACTCCCACGTTCCCATGGAGCTGATGGAGCTGATTCGAGGCAAAAAGGTGATGGTTGGCGCCATTGACGTAGCGACCAATACCATTGAAACACCGGAAGAAGTTGCCGCTACCCTGCGAAAAGCCCTGCAGTTTGTCGACGCCGACAAGCTCTACCCTTGCACTAACTGCGGCATGATCCCTCTACCGCGTGGCGTGGCGAGAGGCAAGCTGGATGCGTTAAGCGCAGGCGCAGAAATCGTCCGAAAAGAACTCCTGGCGAAATAGCTTCGCCAAATATTGGATGACCTGAAACAGCTCAGTCCGCGGTTAGCGCTCTGATCAATCGCTAACCATTCCAAACCGCCAAGCGGACTGAGCTGTTCTTCATTGTTTAACACAACACGACGTCAGTAACGTCCACTTCCAGGCCAGACTGAAAGGTCGTCGGATCTGCTATGAGCGGGAAGCGGGCCTTGGCAAATCAGACAGATACTATTTAAAGGATTTTATCGAAACGGATAAATCGAGAGATCTGTCCGATTTAATATTTTCTATCTGTCAGAACTAATCAAATCCGAGAGTCTCTCGGCGTAGTAAAGCCCATTCTATTAAAGCAGTCATTGACGGCCCAAGCGCTTTTCCCAGATCTGTAAGTGAGTATTCAACACGAGGAGGGACTTCGGGATAAAACATGCGCGACACAATTCCGTCTTTTTCCAGTTGCTTAAGCTGCTGTATCAGCATTTTCTGGTTTACGCCTTCCATCCGTCGCTCCAACTCTGAAAAGCGCAGTGGGGCTTTAGCTGCGAAAAGCTGACATATAATTATTATCTTCCATTTACCTTCAATAACCTTCAACGCTTCGGTGGTAGCCTGAGCCCACATCAGTCGCTGTTCGGGCACATCGCAACGCCAGTCTCTTTCCATACTTACCTCTGAGTTAGTAACCCACTATTTTGTGTGTTCTTGTTGTTTATTCAGCAAGAATATAGTGTATCTCACTCCATTACAGAATCAGGAGTTAAATATGAAAATCGGCATAATCGGTACAGGTAATATAGGCGGCACCTTAGCGCGTAAACTGAGTGAAGCGGGACATGATATTAAAGTTGCTAATTCACGCGGAGTAGACGCAGTGCGTGGTTTTGCCAGCGAAATTAACGCAATACCCGCAGACATCCAGGGTGCAGTCACTGACGTGGAAGTCGTCATTCTCTCGATTCCGCTTCCCGCACTCAGCAACCTGCCTGATCAGCTTTTCGAAGGCCTTCCTCCACATGTACCGGTGATCGACACAAGCAACTATTATCCAGGCTTGCGCGATCCCCACATTGCTGCGTTGGATGAGGGGCAGACGGAAAGCGAATGGGTTCAGGAGCAAATCGGGCACCCTGTCGTGAAAGCCTTTAACAATATTCTTGCCGATTCGCTCTCCGGACTTGGCCTGCCACAGGGGAGTCGGGGACGTCTGGCTGTTGCAATAGCCGGAGACCATCATGACGCAGTGCAGATCGCCATGTCGCTAGTGAACGATACCGGCTTTGATCCCGTGTTTTCAGGGTCTATCGCTGAATCATGGCGTCAACAGCCATGTACGCCTTCTTACTGCTGTGACTGGGAAGCTGCCACCATGCTTCGTGCACTGCCTCTGGCAAAAAGGGGAGAAGGCTTAGCCCGTCTGCCTTTACTTTATGCCAGCTTCGGAAAATTGGGTGAGTCGCCGTCTCATGAAGAGATAATTGAAAATAATCGTGCGATTAATTGGCCCGTTTAATTCTTTTTGATGAGTAATCTGCCTGTGATTATGACTGCGATAAGACAGGTAGATCCCTCACTAATTTCCTCTTCTCTACCTATGTCCGTTTCTGGCAGTTAGCTTCCCGCAGGAGCGGGTCGTGGTTGATTAAGAGCCGTGAGTAGGCATTTAGGCTGAAATTAACCCGTCTGCTCCGGGCATCGGCGAGCATCGCGCGTCTGACGTTGCCTTATTGTCGGCTATGAAAGTGCATCACTGTTTAACCGCGAATATGTGTGACAGTTCGGGGCGCCTCCCCGACGCGACATGCAACAGATACGAGAGGCGATTGATGTATCGGCAAGAACAAACCGTCACGGTTAATTCGGGCTCTCGCGAGTCGGGCGCAGCACGTTCGAATGTCCGCTTCCCGCGGTGAGTTCACCCGCTGACAAGGCGACAGTGTTCGAGCGGCCCATCTTGCCCCCTATCCGCATTTTTCTGCCCCTGCGCCTTATATGATGCCTGTCACAAAACGCGCATGACGTTTTTCGCCTGTAACCGGCAAAGTCGCACAGGGTAATCTTGTTAACGGCCTGTTACAGCGCATCGCGCGCAATTGTTGGCATTTATTCATGCGCAAAACGCATCAGCCCATGAGTTTATTGCGCTTATTTACTTTATTTTCATGGTCCAGTCTGCAGAAACAGATGCTGTTAAAAGCGTCAATGACAAACTGGAGATAAAGATGCATTCCGCTAACGCACCAATGACAACTCGGGCAAGGACCAGCGCGATACTGCGCGTGACCTCCGGCAACTTTCTGGAGCAGTTCGATTTTTTCCTGTTCGGATTTTATGCCACCTACATCGCCCATACGTTCTTTCCGGCCAGCAGCGAATTCGCCTCGCTGATGATGACCTTCGCGGTCTTTGGCGCGGGCTTCCTGATGCGCCCTATCGGCGCCATCGTGCTGGGCGCATACATTGATAAAGTCGGCAGACGTAAAGGGCTGATTGTTACCCTGTCGATTATGGCCGCGGGCACCTTCCTGATTGTGCTGATCCCCTCTTACCAGGCCATCGGGCTGTGGGCGCCGTTGCTGGTGCTGGCCGGCCGTTTGTTGCAAGGCTTCTCGGCGGGCGCAGAGCTGGGCGGCGTATCGGTTTACCTGGCTGAGATCGCCACGCCGGGCCGTAAAGGCTTTTACACCAGCTGGCAGTCCGGCAGCCAACAAGTGGCCATTATGGTGGCCGCAGCGATGGGCTTCGCGCTGAATGCCGCCATGGACGAAAGCGCCATTCGCGAGTGGGGCTGGCGTCTGCCTTTCCTGTTCGGCTGCCTGATCGTGCCTTTCATTTTTTTACTGCGCCGCAAGCTGGAAGAAACCCAGGAGTTCAGCGCCCGCCGCAACCACCTGGCAATGCGCGAGGTGTTTAAAACCCTCCTGGCGAACTGGCCGGTGGTTATCGCCGGCATGCTGATGGTGGCCATGACCACCACCGCGTTTTATCTGATCACCGTGTATGCGCCAACCTTCGGCAAAAAAGTGCTGATGCTCAGCGCCTCTGACAGCCTGCTGGTGACACTGCTGGTGGCGATATCCAACTTCCTGTGGCTGCCGGTAGGCGGCGCTCTTTCGGATCGCTTTGGCCGCAAACGGGTCTTGGTGACCATGGCGCTGCTGGCGCTGGTCACTGCGTATCCCGCGCTCAGCCTGCTGGCCGAAGCCCCCAGCTTTGCCATGATGCTGACGGTGCTGCTGTGGCTGTCCTTCCTCTACGGCCTCTACAACGGCGCCATGATCCCGGCATTAACCGAGATCATGCCGACGGAGGTTCGGGTTGCCGGTTTCTCGCTGGCCTACAGCCTGGCGACCGCCGTTTTTGGCGGATTTACCCCGGTGATCTCCACCGCGCTGATTGAATACACCGGCGATAAGGCCTCACCCGGCTACTGGATGAGCTTTGCCGCGCTATGCGCATTACTGGCGACGCTTTATCTTTACCGTCGCAGCACGTTGTCATTACAAACCGCACGTTAAATCAGGGATTACGGCATGCAAAAAATTTATCGTTCACTGCTCGCCACGCTGGTGCTTTCCTCTGTCAGCACGGGCGTGCCGGCCAAAGAGGTGACCGTGATGATTTCAGGCGGGTTTAAAGCCGCGCTGGAAAAACTGGCCCCGCAGTTTGAAGCGAAAACCGGCGACAACATCATCGTGGTCTCCGGCCCCTCGATGGGTAAAACGCCTCAGGCGATCCCGGCGCGCCTGGCGCGCGGCGAAAAAGCCGACGTGGTGATTATGGTAGGAGACGCGTTGACCCGCCTGCAACAGGAGAACTGGATCCAGCCGGGTTCACGCGTGGAGCTGGCCGACTCGCCGATTGGCATGGTGGTTAAACAGGGCGCCCCCAAACCCAATATCCAAAAGGATGCCGACCTGCGCAATACCCTGCTGCAGGCCGAATCCATCGCCTATTCCGACAGCGCCAGCGGCCGCTATGTCAGCGGCCAACTGTTCAAAAAGCTGGGTATCGCAGACCAGGTGAAAGAGAAAGCGCACATGATTGAGCGCATTCCGGTGGCGTCCGAGGTGGCGAAAGGGAAATATACGCTAGGTTTCCAGCAAGTGAGTGAGCTGCTGCCGGTGCCGGGCGTCACCTTTATTGGCGAACTGCCTGAGGATGTGCAGTACATTACCCGCTTTGCCGGCGCGGTCACCGCCAAGGCAGAGCACCGCCAGGAAGGCCAGGCGTTGCTGAATTTCCTGTCTTCCGGCGAGGCGCAAAACACCATTCGCGCCACCGGCATGCGATCCGTGCCGGCTGAACAGCCGGTTAAACAACCTGATACCGTTCAGTGATCAGCTTTTCCAGCTCGGCGGCGACGTAGGACTGCATGCGCCCGCTGCGCCGGATCAGGCCAACGGTGCGCTTCACCACAGGATCGGTCAGCGGCAGGTGCGTCAGCACCGAATGCTCCGACGGCGGCATCGACATCGCGGGCACGGCGGCGATGCCGACGCCCGCTTCAACCATGCCCAGCATGGTCGTCACGTGGCGGGTTTCGCAGATGCTGGGCCGCTCGGGAATGATGTGTTCCAGCATCTGATCCAGCAGGTTGCGGTTGCCGGAGGTTTTATCCAGCCCCACATAATCCTGCTGATAAAACTCGCGCCAGGTCAGGCTTTTCTTACTGGCGATGGGATGATCGCGCCTGCAGGCCGCCACGTAGACATCCCCCACCAGCGGCAGGAATTCGATATTGGCTTGCAGGCTGCGCGCAAAACAGATGCCGAAGTCTGCCTGGCCGCTGGCAACCGCTTCGATGACGTTGCCGGCACTGCTGTCGATAAGCTTGACGCGCACCCGTGGGTAGCGGGCCTGGAAACGGCGGATCACGTCCGGCATGAAATAGTAGGCCGCCGAGGGCACCGTGGCGACGGTGACCAGCCCCACGCGATCCTGACTGACCTTATTGATATCCGCCAATACCGACTCGACGTTCGCCAGCAGCTGGTCTGAGCGCTCGGCAAAGGTTTGCCCGTAGAGCGTCAGCGTGACGCGCCGGGTGGTTCTGTCGAACAACTTAATGCCCAGCGCAGACTCCAGCTTCTCTATCCTGCGGCTCAGTGCCGACTGCGACAGGCAGATGGACTCCGCGGCCAGCCGAAAATTGCCGTATTCAACCAGCGCGCGGAAGGCGTACAGATCGTTGAGATCAAAATTCACGGGCATAGCGACACACTATCCTTTCAGAGGCGGCAACGGCGCAAAGCAACGATGATAGTCGCTTATTTAGCCACGGCAACCGGTTTAACGCCTGAGCGTGCATTGCCGCTCTCACCCCAGCAGCACCGCGCCCCAGATAACGAGGGTCATCACCACCGCCACCAGCTGCGCCGCACCGCCCAGATCTTTGGCGCGTTTGGATAACGGATGCAGCTCCAGCGAAATGCGATCGACCACGGTTTCAATCGCCGTATTAAGCAACTCAACCGCCAATAACAGGAAGCTGCAGGCAATTAACAACAGCCGTTCCATTTTGGTAATATCGAGAAAGAATGTAACGATAAGTAAAATCAGGTTAATAACCAATAATTGACGAAAAGCATCCTCGGTGAGCGCGGCGTCAATAAAGCCGGCCCATGAGTTTTTTATGCTGTACGTTAACCGGCTTATTCCTTTTTTCTTTTCCACAGGCATGCGTTTTGCTCTCATAAACTCACGACAAACACCGAAAATAAATCACGCAGCGTGAGTTTTACTCAGGTTTATTTATTAACAACGTTAATCCATGCCCCTCAAGCGGCGTTTAATTCATCCGCGCCGCAGCAAAAAATCGCCGCGCCCGAAAACGCTGCGCTCTTATCCTCTCCAGGGCGTTAAAAGCCGATTTATTATCAATCTGTTAAAGTCGTTTTTCATATAAACGATAACGCTTATAGGGCACCGCCCCGATGCGCTCCAAAATCGTCCGCATGCCGGTATTGGTTTCCAGGATCCACGACATTTCCAGCGCATCGATATTGCGCTTGGCAAAGGGGTCGCGCAGCGCCTCAATAAGCAGCAGCGCGATAATCGGCCCGATGCGGCTGAATTGATATTCCTGACGCACGCCCATCAGCGGCACGCGCGCGGTGCGTACGCCGCTGACTTTCAGCCGCCACAATAGCTTCGCCCAACCGAAGGGCAGTAAACGCCCCTGCAGATCGGCGATGGCCTCGTTAATGTTCGGCAGACCCACGATAAAGGCGCAGGGAGCGCCGTCCACCTCGGCGATATGGATCATATCGTCGGGCACCAGGAACTTAAGCTGATCCCCCATAGTGGCGAACTCGTGCTCGGTGAACGGGACAAACCCCCAGTTATGCTGCCAGCCGGAATTGAACACCTCCCGCAGCACCTGCATCTCCTGCCGAAAGCGCTTGCGGTCGAGGCGGCGAATAGTCACCTTTTTGCGCACCTGCTCCATCATCCGGGTTAACGAAGGCGAAAAATGCAGGTCGGTTCTTTTCATCCAATAGGCAAGCAGATCAATCCCTTCCGTATAGCCTTGCTGCGCTATCTGGGCCGCGTAGTAAGGTTTGGCGTGCGTCATCAGCGCCGCCGGCGGGGTGTCAAACCCTTCGACCAACAGGCCGCTTTCCTGATTGATATTGAGGCTGAATGGCCCGGTGATGTTACGCGCGCCCTTTGAGCTCAACCAGGCTTCCGCCGCCGTGAATAACGCGCTGAAAACGGCGGGATCGTCAATGGCGTCGATCATGCCGAAGTGGCCGGTATCCTCACCATGCAGCTGCCGGTGCAGGGAGTCGATTTGTGCGGTGATGCGCCCGACCACTTCCCCATTCTTTTTCGCCACCCACGCCTGCCATTCAATATGCTCGGTGCCGGGGTTCTTGTTTGACAGATGCTCCGCGCGTTCTAAATACAGCGGGTCAATCCAGTTCGGATCATCGCGAAACAGTAACGAAGGGAAAGCAATAAATGCTTTAAGTTCGCGCTTATCCAGAACTTTCTCAATGTGAATCATAAATAGCCTTAGATTTTAATAAAATAATTAAATAAGCGCACGACAACGCCGTTAGCATTTTTTATGCTGTTCTCGTTTATTGGATTGTGTATTGCCTGGATAATCGATAAGAAAAACCGATTATTGCCCTATATGAATCAGCGCGTTATTTACCCGGCGCCCCCTGTAATTCCCATGATTTATCAAAAAAAGAGAACCAAAAAGCGGCGCTCACAGGCTACGCTAATAGTGCTCTTTTATTATTTAGTGCTGTTTCGGCGAAAGAACTTCGCCTTTTTTAGTGTAGCGACTTTAATCAGGAGAAGCACCGTCGATTTTACCACTTAATGCTATTTTTAAGTTCCGGGTTAAATGAGCCATTCACTTTTGGATTTCTTGCTGCATACTGTTTATGAAGCGTTTAAGTTCCAAGATAGCCATGTACGAGGTCATAACCTATGAGCAGACAGTTATTTACTGCCAAACACATGCAGGCCAAAGAACGGCGAAGCCCGGATCTTGCAGTGTCGCTTCGTATACCCATCAGGTGCCGTTCGAGGCTGATAACAGGGGTGGCTTGCGCTCTCCCAGGTTAATAACTGGCGTGCCGACAAAGCACGGTAATATACGCTATTCGCGTAATAAAGATGGTTGAATAACAAACTTATTCAAAACCTATTATATCCATTATCTCGCCAAGAGCGGTTTATCTCTTTTGGTGATCTTTAATCTATGGCTATGTTTGTCTATGTCTGAAACAAGTTCCGTTCATTCTATTCCTATGCGCTATGCGGACTTCCCCACTTTAGCGGATGCTTTGGATTACGCGGCGCAGGGCAATACGGGAATGAATTTTTACGACCGTCGCAATCAGCTGGTGGCGGTTCTCGAATATCGCACGCTGCAACAAAAGGCGATCGCGGGCGCACGGCGTTTATTATCCCTGAAGCTCAAGAAAGGCGATCGCGTGGCGCTTATCGCCGAAACCAGCGCGGGATTTGTCGAAGCCTTTTTCGCTTGCCAGTATGCCGGCCTGGTGGCGGTGCCGCTGGCGATCCCGATGGGCGTTGGCCAGCGCGATTCCTACACCGCCAAGCTGAAAGGGCTGATCGCCAGCTGTAACCCCGCGGCAATTATCAGCGGCGAGGAGTGGACGCCGCTGATCGCCTCCGCCACGGAAAGCGCGTCGGCGATACGCATTCTCAGCGACGCGGATTTTAACGCGTTGCCGCAGCCGGACATCGCGCTGCCGGCGCCGTCTCCCGACGATATCGCCTATCTCCAATACACCTCGGGCAGCACGCGTTTTCCACGCGGGGTCATCATTACCCAGCGCGCGGCCATGGCTAACCTGAGCGCGATCAGCCGCGACGGGATCAAGCTGCGCGCGGGCGACCGCTGCGTCTCCTGGCTGCCCTTCTATCACGATATGGGCCTGGTCGGTTTCCTGCTGACCCCGGTAGCCACCCAGCTGTCCGTCGACTACCTGCGCACGCAAGATTTCGCCATGCGTCCGATGCAGTGGCTGAAACTGATCGCGAAAAATCGCGGCACCGTGTCCGTCGCCCCGCCGTTCGGCTACGACCTGTGCCTGCGCCGCAGCAACGCCAAAGAGCTGGCCGATCTGGATCTCTCCAGCTGGCGCGTGGCGGGCGTGGGCGCCGAGCCGATCCCGGCCGAGTTGCTGAGCCAGTTTGGCGAACACTTCAGCGGCATCAACTTCGACAGCAAGGCGTTCATGCCCTGCTATGGCCTGGCCGAAAACACCCTGGCGGTCAGCTTTTCCGACCCTTCCTCCGGCCCGCAAACCAACGCGGTCGACCGCGATATTTTGGAGTACCAGGGTAAAGCGACCGCGCCCGGCAAAAAGACCCGCGCCGTCTCGACCTTCGTCAACTGCGGCAGAGCGCTGCCCGGCCATCGCATCGAGATCCGCAGCGAAACCGGGCAACCGTTGCCGGAACGTCAGGTCGGCCATATCACCA is drawn from Serratia entomophila and contains these coding sequences:
- a CDS encoding methionine synthase, translated to MKKLLPTSTAGSLPKPSWLAQPEQLWSPWKLQDQELIDGKQDALRLCLEDQQQAGIDIVSDGEQTRQHFVTTFIEHLNGVDFEKREIVKIRNRYDASVPTVVGPVSRQKSVFVEDARFLRRQTDQPIKWALPGPMTMIDTLYDNHYKSREKLAWEFAKILNEEAKELEAVGVDIIQFDEPAFNVFFDEVNDWGIATLERAIEGLKCETAVHICYGYGIKANTDWKKTLGSEWRQYEEIFPKLQKSNIDIISLECQNSHVPMELMELIRGKKVMVGAIDVATNTIETPEEVAATLRKALQFVDADKLYPCTNCGMIPLPRGVARGKLDALSAGAEIVRKELLAK
- a CDS encoding winged helix-turn-helix transcriptional regulator, with the protein product MERDWRCDVPEQRLMWAQATTEALKVIEGKWKIIIICQLFAAKAPLRFSELERRMEGVNQKMLIQQLKQLEKDGIVSRMFYPEVPPRVEYSLTDLGKALGPSMTALIEWALLRRETLGFD
- a CDS encoding NADPH-dependent F420 reductase, with translation MKIGIIGTGNIGGTLARKLSEAGHDIKVANSRGVDAVRGFASEINAIPADIQGAVTDVEVVILSIPLPALSNLPDQLFEGLPPHVPVIDTSNYYPGLRDPHIAALDEGQTESEWVQEQIGHPVVKAFNNILADSLSGLGLPQGSRGRLAVAIAGDHHDAVQIAMSLVNDTGFDPVFSGSIAESWRQQPCTPSYCCDWEAATMLRALPLAKRGEGLARLPLLYASFGKLGESPSHEEIIENNRAINWPV
- the tcuC gene encoding MFS transporter — translated: MHSANAPMTTRARTSAILRVTSGNFLEQFDFFLFGFYATYIAHTFFPASSEFASLMMTFAVFGAGFLMRPIGAIVLGAYIDKVGRRKGLIVTLSIMAAGTFLIVLIPSYQAIGLWAPLLVLAGRLLQGFSAGAELGGVSVYLAEIATPGRKGFYTSWQSGSQQVAIMVAAAMGFALNAAMDESAIREWGWRLPFLFGCLIVPFIFLLRRKLEETQEFSARRNHLAMREVFKTLLANWPVVIAGMLMVAMTTTAFYLITVYAPTFGKKVLMLSASDSLLVTLLVAISNFLWLPVGGALSDRFGRKRVLVTMALLALVTAYPALSLLAEAPSFAMMLTVLLWLSFLYGLYNGAMIPALTEIMPTEVRVAGFSLAYSLATAVFGGFTPVISTALIEYTGDKASPGYWMSFAALCALLATLYLYRRSTLSLQTAR
- a CDS encoding substrate-binding domain-containing protein translates to MQKIYRSLLATLVLSSVSTGVPAKEVTVMISGGFKAALEKLAPQFEAKTGDNIIVVSGPSMGKTPQAIPARLARGEKADVVIMVGDALTRLQQENWIQPGSRVELADSPIGMVVKQGAPKPNIQKDADLRNTLLQAESIAYSDSASGRYVSGQLFKKLGIADQVKEKAHMIERIPVASEVAKGKYTLGFQQVSELLPVPGVTFIGELPEDVQYITRFAGAVTAKAEHRQEGQALLNFLSSGEAQNTIRATGMRSVPAEQPVKQPDTVQ
- a CDS encoding LysR family transcriptional regulator, translated to MPVNFDLNDLYAFRALVEYGNFRLAAESICLSQSALSRRIEKLESALGIKLFDRTTRRVTLTLYGQTFAERSDQLLANVESVLADINKVSQDRVGLVTVATVPSAAYYFMPDVIRRFQARYPRVRVKLIDSSAGNVIEAVASGQADFGICFARSLQANIEFLPLVGDVYVAACRRDHPIASKKSLTWREFYQQDYVGLDKTSGNRNLLDQMLEHIIPERPSICETRHVTTMLGMVEAGVGIAAVPAMSMPPSEHSVLTHLPLTDPVVKRTVGLIRRSGRMQSYVAAELEKLITERYQVV
- a CDS encoding diacylglycerol kinase, with amino-acid sequence MPVEKKKGISRLTYSIKNSWAGFIDAALTEDAFRQLLVINLILLIVTFFLDITKMERLLLIACSFLLLAVELLNTAIETVVDRISLELHPLSKRAKDLGGAAQLVAVVMTLVIWGAVLLG
- a CDS encoding N-acetyltransferase — translated: MIHIEKVLDKRELKAFIAFPSLLFRDDPNWIDPLYLERAEHLSNKNPGTEHIEWQAWVAKKNGEVVGRITAQIDSLHRQLHGEDTGHFGMIDAIDDPAVFSALFTAAEAWLSSKGARNITGPFSLNINQESGLLVEGFDTPPAALMTHAKPYYAAQIAQQGYTEGIDLLAYWMKRTDLHFSPSLTRMMEQVRKKVTIRRLDRKRFRQEMQVLREVFNSGWQHNWGFVPFTEHEFATMGDQLKFLVPDDMIHIAEVDGAPCAFIVGLPNINEAIADLQGRLLPFGWAKLLWRLKVSGVRTARVPLMGVRQEYQFSRIGPIIALLLIEALRDPFAKRNIDALEMSWILETNTGMRTILERIGAVPYKRYRLYEKRL
- a CDS encoding fatty acyl-AMP ligase, coding for MSETSSVHSIPMRYADFPTLADALDYAAQGNTGMNFYDRRNQLVAVLEYRTLQQKAIAGARRLLSLKLKKGDRVALIAETSAGFVEAFFACQYAGLVAVPLAIPMGVGQRDSYTAKLKGLIASCNPAAIISGEEWTPLIASATESASAIRILSDADFNALPQPDIALPAPSPDDIAYLQYTSGSTRFPRGVIITQRAAMANLSAISRDGIKLRAGDRCVSWLPFYHDMGLVGFLLTPVATQLSVDYLRTQDFAMRPMQWLKLIAKNRGTVSVAPPFGYDLCLRRSNAKELADLDLSSWRVAGVGAEPIPAELLSQFGEHFSGINFDSKAFMPCYGLAENTLAVSFSDPSSGPQTNAVDRDILEYQGKATAPGKKTRAVSTFVNCGRALPGHRIEIRSETGQPLPERQVGHITISGPSLMNGYFSDDESQQQIQMTGWMDTGDLGYLLDGYLYVTGRKKDLIIIRGRNIWPQDIEYVAESEPEIRSGDAIAFVAEEHGEAARIILQIQCRVSSQERREQIVHSLSARIQSEFGIAVDIELLPPHSIPRTSSGKPARAEAKKRWLRAALYPQLPQLAGFAQ